In the bacterium genome, TCTTGAACTCGCGCTCGGCCTCCGCGTAGTCGCCCTTCCAGCTCAGCACTTCCCCCAGCGAGTCGTGGGGGTTGGCCAGGCCGGGCGCCAGGAAGGCGTACTTGCGCAGGTGGGTGACGGCCTGCTTGTAGTCGCCGCGTGCCGCAGCGAGGTAGCCGAGCATGTTGTAGGCCGGGGCGTGGTTGGGCTCGATGGCCAGGATCTGCTCGTAGACGCGCTGGCACTCGTCCTGGCTGCCCGACTGGTAGAGGATGGCCGCCTTGACCGACAGGGCCATGAGGTCCGTGGGCTGCTCGGCGAGCACGTAGTCGAGCAGGGAATCGCGCGCCTGGTCCCCGGGCTTCTTGTAGCCGAGCAGCAGCAGCGCGAGCTTCGCGCGCTCCAGCGCGTTGGGCAGGCGGGCGGCGAGGCTGTCGGCGGCGGCGGCCTCGCGCAGGCTGCCGTCCTTGTCGCCGAAGCGCAGCGCGATCTGCGACAGCAGGGCGTGGGCCGCCGCGAACCCCGGGTCCAGGGCCACCGCGCGCCGCAGCGAGGAATCCGCCTTCGCGAACTGGAACGCGTTCAACTGGGAGTAGCCCTGGTCGAACAGCTCGTAGGCCTCCGCCGAGCGCGTGGTGTACTGGCGCTCCGGTCCGCCCAGGAACAGCAGGGCGAGGGCGACGAGCGCCAGGGCGGCCAGGCCCATCAGAACCGGTTTCTTCATGACTCGTACTCCGCTCGGGTGAGGGGGGCCGGCCCCCGCTGTGCGTACGCAGCGTCGTCCGCCGGGTTGCCCGCGGCGGCGTGAAGGGCCTTCAGGACCAGCAGGGTCACGTCGTCGTCCGCCTGGTCGCGCCCGCTGAAGGCGCGCAATTCGGCGTTCATGACCGCCAGCAGGTCGTCGGCGCCGAGGCCGTGGTGTTCGGACAGCAGGCGCTCCACGCGCGCGGTGCCGAACTCCTCGTCGGCGTGGTCGACGGTCTCGGTCAGGCCGTCGGTGTACAGGAAGAGCATGTCGCCGGGATTGAAGTCGAGGGTCTCCTCCTCGTAGGAACCGAAATCGAAGGCGCCCAGGGGCAGGCCGCCCTTCTCCAGCTGGATCAGGGACCCGTCGGCCCGGCGCAGGATCGGCGCGTTGTGGCCGCCCGAGCTGTAGCGCACCTGCCGGCGCACGGGGTCCACGAAGGCCAGGAACAGCGTGGCGAAGTGGGTCGGGTCGGTGCTCGCGTACAGGTAGAGGTTGACCCGTCCGAGGATCTCGCCTGGGGAATCGCTGATGGCGCAGTGGGCGCGCAGCGAGGCCTGGAGGCTCGAGGCCAGCAGGCTGGCGGGGATGCCCTTGCCGCTGACGTCGCTGATGATGACCACGAGCTGGCCGTCGTCCCGCTCGATCAGGTCGTAGTAGTCGCCGCTGACCTCGGCGCTGTTGAGGTTGCAGGCGGCCAGGTCCAGACCGTCGACCGCGGGCAGGCGTTCGGGCAGCAGCCGGCTCTGGATCGAGCGCGCCAGGGTCAGCTGCTCCTCCAGCTTCTGCTTCTTCAGCTCCTCCTCGTAGAGGCGGCTGTTCTCGATCTGCAGCGCCATCTGCCCGGCCACCAGCGTGAGCAGCTCGAGGTCCTGCAGCTGGTAGTCGTCGCCGCCGTGCTTGGGCGGCAGGGCGAAGAGGCCGACCAGGCGGCCGCGCACCAGCATCGGCACCAGCAGCGCGATCCCCAGCCGCGCCAGCTCGTCGCGCTCCTGCAGGCGCAGCAGCAGCTCGGCCTGCTCGCGCGTGGCGGCCGTGCGGACGTCCAGGCGGGTCTGGCTGCGCTCGATCCAGTAGGGCTCGTTGAACTGCGCGAGGCGCAGGGACGTGGCCGCGAGCGCGAGCTCGCCGGGGCACGATTCGCAGCCGTCCGTCCCGTCGTGGGGCCCGGCGGCGGCGGGGTGCCCCACGACCCCGGCCAGCTGCCAGGATTCGCCGGCGGGGTCGGGCCGGTAGACCGCGAGCCGCGGCAGGTCGACCAGCTGGCACAGCCGGCCGCCGATGCGCGTGATCAGGGCGTCCTGCTGGATGATCTGGGGGATCTCCAGGCCGAACTCCTGCAGGGCGCCCGCCAGGTTGCCGCGGCTGCGGAAGAAGCGCCGGTCCAGCTGCCCCTGCAGGTGGGCGCGGGCGGGCCACAGCGAGGCCGCCGCGGCCAGCGTCGCGGCGACGGTGGCGATCTGGCTCGCCTGGCCGCTCAGGCGCAGCAGCAGGGCGCCGAGCCCCAGCACGAACCCCAGGTAGAGCAGGAACAGGCCGCCGGTCAGCAGGGAGTAGACGAGGCTGCGCTTCAGCAGCACCTCGATCTGCATCACGCGGTAGCGGGCGATGCAGTAGCTGAACGACAGCGGCACCGCGATCATCGGCACTGTGCCGATGAAGGCGAGCGTGTCGCCGACGCGGTCGCCGGGCAGCACGGTGAAGATCAGGAAGGGCAGGATGCCGGCCAGCGTGCCGACGGTCAGGATGCGGATGCGCCGGCGCTGCAGGGGGTCGCGGAACTGGTAGTAGCTGTGCAGCAGGGCGACGGCGCCGGCCGAGAAGAACGTGCCCAGCACCAGCCAGCGCGTGTTGTAGATGCGGGGCGCGTGGGAGCCGAAGAACTGGTCCATGGTGAACTGCAGGTAGAAGACCAGGGGCAGCACGTAGAGCAGGGGCTCCAGCCAGGGCCGTCGCGTGACCACGATCTTCTTGTCCGGGAACACCAGGAAGAAGTGCAGGAACAGCGCCGGGAGCAGGAAGCGCGCCAGCGCGCCGGCGTTGCGGGAGATGATGTCGCCCCAGAAGTAGCTCGAGCGGTTCAGGTCGGTCATGAAGAACACCGCGAACAGCAGGCACATCCGGAAGAACAGCCGCGCGGCCTGGGACTCCCGCCCGCGCAGGTAGATCATCAGGCCGATCACCCAGTAGGCCAGGGAGAGGAAGCCGTAGTACGGGTAGAAGCGATCGGCGGTGCGGAAGGCGCCGAGCTGGACCGGGATGCGCAGGGATTCCCCGCCGCGCATGATGAAGTAGGGCACGACCGAGCCCACCTTCTGGCGGCTCAGCAGCTGGGCGGCTTCCTGGGGCGAATGGACGAAGGTGGAGCCGATGCCGAGGATCTCGTCGCCCGGCTGCAGCAGGTTGACCCCGCCGTCGTCGCGGGGCGGCACCTCCAGCACGGTGACCGTCGAGCGGCCCAGCAGCCAGACCGTGCCGTCGTTGGGGCGGATCTTCCCGGCGTCCAGGGCGGAGAACAGGCAGAGGCCGAACGTGGCGAGCGCCCCGAGCAGGTGGGCCCAGTGGCCGACGACGCCGGTGCGGGGCGTCGCGGGAAACTGGAAGCTGGACTCTTCCGTCGCCATCGTTATCCTGGTCCTTCGGC is a window encoding:
- a CDS encoding SpoIIE family protein phosphatase, translating into MATEESSFQFPATPRTGVVGHWAHLLGALATFGLCLFSALDAGKIRPNDGTVWLLGRSTVTVLEVPPRDDGGVNLLQPGDEILGIGSTFVHSPQEAAQLLSRQKVGSVVPYFIMRGGESLRIPVQLGAFRTADRFYPYYGFLSLAYWVIGLMIYLRGRESQAARLFFRMCLLFAVFFMTDLNRSSYFWGDIISRNAGALARFLLPALFLHFFLVFPDKKIVVTRRPWLEPLLYVLPLVFYLQFTMDQFFGSHAPRIYNTRWLVLGTFFSAGAVALLHSYYQFRDPLQRRRIRILTVGTLAGILPFLIFTVLPGDRVGDTLAFIGTVPMIAVPLSFSYCIARYRVMQIEVLLKRSLVYSLLTGGLFLLYLGFVLGLGALLLRLSGQASQIATVAATLAAAASLWPARAHLQGQLDRRFFRSRGNLAGALQEFGLEIPQIIQQDALITRIGGRLCQLVDLPRLAVYRPDPAGESWQLAGVVGHPAAAGPHDGTDGCESCPGELALAATSLRLAQFNEPYWIERSQTRLDVRTAATREQAELLLRLQERDELARLGIALLVPMLVRGRLVGLFALPPKHGGDDYQLQDLELLTLVAGQMALQIENSRLYEEELKKQKLEEQLTLARSIQSRLLPERLPAVDGLDLAACNLNSAEVSGDYYDLIERDDGQLVVIISDVSGKGIPASLLASSLQASLRAHCAISDSPGEILGRVNLYLYASTDPTHFATLFLAFVDPVRRQVRYSSGGHNAPILRRADGSLIQLEKGGLPLGAFDFGSYEEETLDFNPGDMLFLYTDGLTETVDHADEEFGTARVERLLSEHHGLGADDLLAVMNAELRAFSGRDQADDDVTLLVLKALHAAAGNPADDAAYAQRGPAPLTRAEYES